Sequence from the Mauremys mutica isolate MM-2020 ecotype Southern chromosome 2, ASM2049712v1, whole genome shotgun sequence genome:
cctgcaccccacaggaacactgcccccccatgccctgtcccccattgccctgctccctcatgcactgcccccgccacccccaagggcagcccccaaacccccaccaccccctgcacccccgactcccccacccccaccctgcaccccacaggaacactgcccccccatgccctgtcccccattgccctgctccctcatgcactgccccccgccaccccacccccaccctgcacccccgactcccccacccccatgctctgagccaggtggcaggggggaggggaacagcctCACCCCCGCACAGGAGTCAGGCTGCACCTTGGCCTGGGGGCtggtgccctctagtggctgctccacaccagagccagcagctctgccagcgccccccactcccgacccgcagcccatatcccagccccaggctctcccccgtcccatcccccaccccccagctctgccagtgcccccccactcccgacccgcagcccatatcccagccccaggctctcccccgtcccatcccccaccccccccagctctgccagtgcccccccactcccgacccgcagcccatatcccagccccaggctctcccccgtcccatccccccccccagctctgccagtgccccccactcccaacccgcagcccatatcccagccccaggctctccccacagctctgccagcgccccccactcccgacccgcagccctggctcccctcgccctgggtggggagggaggggcaccagggggtGTTTGCGTGGCAGCCGCCTtaccccaggagcagcagcaccatcagcagcagcaggacgCCCCCAGCACAGGACACCCcaaccagcgccagcaggaaggctgtggggagagagccGTCAGCAGGGCCGGCGCCCGCCATggggctgccccccagcaccacacgctgccccgggcccagcacagcccccctccccctgccgtcccagggccctgccagctgggatcagAGCCACatcctcccctgcaccccccagctgctgctgctctggggctcTGCTGGGGCGGACTGGCCAGgctgagcagccccagccccacgtgGGCCCTGCCCCACACGGACACTCACGCTCCTCACACTGGAAGCCACCAAAGCCAAACGGGCACCTGCAGAGACCGAGACCGGGGTTCAGCGCGTGTCCCGGCAGCAAACCCTGCCCAGCCTCacccgccctctgcccccccagccccatagaccaGGCTGCCTGCCAGGGGGCCCCCCAAACCCAAGGgtaacccccccactccccacatatACAGGGAGTGTCTGCAAAGGCCATGTGGCTCCAGCCACTAGGCCGCCTGCCCCTGCCACACAGGCAGCCGCTGGCAGAGCCATGGGGGACCTGAGGCCCCCGGGGTGGCACCAGGTCCCCGACGAGGGGCTCAGCCAGGAGCCGATGCCCCCAGCTGCACGGCACCAGCCAATGCACAGTGGCTGATCCCAGGGCATGGGCGCTTCCCTGGCCGCGAGCAGCCTCCCGTGGGATGCCAGAGCTCACCTGGCACAGACGCCATCCCGCAGCCAGAACCCGCTGCCAcaggctgcagggggagagacaCAGTGAGATGCCCGCAGGCTGGGCAAGGCTCTGGCCGCTTTCCAGACCCAGCTGGGGACAgcctggcatggggaccgagaccacagtgccagggcagcacccctgcccgtgccccatcccccctgcctggcatggggaccgagaccagtgccagggcagcacccctgcccgtgccccatcccccctgcctggcatggcatggggaccgagaccagtgccagggcagcacccctgcccgtgccccatcccccctgcctggcatggggaccgagaccagtgccagggcagcacccctgcccgtgccccatcccccctgcctggcatggggaccgagaccacagtgccagggcagcacccctgcccgtgccccatcccccctgcctggcatggggaccgagaccacagtgccagggcagcacccctgcccgtgccccatcccccctgcctggcatggggaccgagaccacagtgccagggcagcacccctgcccgtgccccatcccccctgcctggcatggggaccgagaccacagtgccagggcagcacccctgcccgtgccccatcccccctgcctggcatggggaccgagaccagtgccagggcagcacccctgcccgtgccccatcccccctgcctggcatggggaccgagaccacagtgccagggcagcacccctgcccgtgccccatcccccctgcctggcatggggaccgagaccagtgccagggcagcacccctgcccgtgccccatcccccctgcctggcatggggaccgagACCAGTGCCggggcagcacccctgcccgtgccccatcccccctgcctggcatggggaccgagACCAGTGCCggggcagcacccctgcccgtgccccatcccccctgcctggcatggggaccgagaccagtgccagggcagcacccctgcccgtgccccatcccccctgcctggcatggggaccgagaccagtgccagggcagcacccctgcccgtgccccatcatagaatatcagggttggaagggacctcaggaggcatctagtccaaccccctgctcaaagcaggaccaatccccaactaaatcatcccagccagggctttgtcaagccgggcctgaaaaacctccaatgaaggagattccaccacctccctggggaacccattccagtgcttcaccaccctcctagtgaaaaagtttttcctaatatccaacctagacctcccccactgcaacttgagaccattactccttgttctgtcatctgccaccactgagaacagtctagatccatcctctttggaaccccctttcaggtagttgaaagcagctatcaaatcccccctcattcttctcttctgcaggctaaacaatcccagttccctcagcctctcctcataagtcatgtgctccagccccctaatcatttttgttgccctccgctggactctttccaatttatccacatccttcttgtagtgtggggcccaaaactggacacagttctccagatgaggcctcaccaatgtcgaatagaggggaatgatcacgtccctcaatctgctggcaatgcctctacttatacagcccaaaatgccattagccttcttggcaacaagggcacactgctgactcatatccagcttctcgtccactgtaacccctaggtccttttctgcagaactgcttgtCATCTCCCCAGCCTGGCATGGGGACTGAGaccgcagccccagggcagcacccctgcccgtgccccatcccccagcctggcacagggACTGAGaccgcagccccagggcagcacccctgcccgtgccccatcccccagcctggcacagggACTGAGaccgcagccccagggcagcacccctgcccgtgccccatcccccagcctggcacGGGGGACACTGGCTGGGCGTGTGGCTGCCTGGGTCAATGGGGCTCCGCTCTGGGGACAGCCTGGCTCACGCTGCGCCTCCTGTAGCAGGTCAGCCTGGAGCCGCTGGGCCCGGGCAGGGACCCAGGTGCCGAGCTCTGgaagctgctccctgcccagcccctggtaCTCCGGcccttggcagggggttgggccccggggggggggggggagaagcgccACTTTCCCACCCTGCTAaaagccttcccctcccccacccagccggCCCCACGGAGCCCCCTGCCCGACCTGTGCAGGCACGGCCCAtggtggggccgggggcggggccggggtggtATCCCGGCCGGCAGGGGCACTGGGCCAGCCCGTCCTGGAACACGCAGGCTGTGGAGACGGGGTCGCAGGGCTGCAGCTCACAGAGACTCAGGCCTGgacgtgggggggggagagaacacaGCCTGGTCAGAGTCCCCCCCAGAggcctcccagccctgccacagccacccccagagcCACCTCCCACCCAtgcccagcctgagcccctccagaGACACCCTGCCCAGCTCCGtgccagccacccccaccccgctctgccATGAAGTGGGGAATTTTCTTGAGGCTTTGTATGAGAGCTGTGCGTGCCTCCGTTTCCCCGTGTGCTGCGTgtgtgaggagggggtgggggggttgctgtTGCAGGGGACCAGGTGTGACCGCAAAGAGCAGCCAGTGACTGGTGGGGACCCAGCGACTGGTGACAGggaggccccccccccagctcaggagcagccggttctggccagagGGGGACAAAGGGCCGAGGCGAGGGGGCCCTGGGGTAGGAGACAAagggcggaggaggggctggtgggggaggggataggggctgggctgggaccagGAGCAGCCTGAGCCCATGGGGACGGGGCCAAAcccagctgcccagggctgagacTGGCCCGGCCGAGGCCCCGAGAACTGCCTGGGCCGGGGTCAGACGCTCAGTGACCCCCGGGtcacgctggctgagagtcgctgaGAGATCGGGGGGGCATCGCTCcctctgggagggggcagggagatcgGGGGGCATCGCTCCCTCAGGGAGGGGGGATCGGGGGGGCATCGCTCCCTCGGGGAGGGGGGATCGGGGGGGAGATCGGGGGGGCATCGCTCCcttgggggggccggggggatcGGGGGCCCCTGGcagagcctggctgctggaggctcagggaggtgcggtcccaggaggcggtggagccCGAGGGCCTGACCCCCAGGAGAGcggccccccgagaagggctgtcacccTGAGGGAGGTTCCTCCCCAAGACCGTATGGAGCCGAGAGACGGGGCCTGGGAGTCCATGAcagagccacccctcccccgccgcccagtCAGAGCCCCCCAACGGGCCTGAACCCCCTAGGGCCgtggggggggcacagctgggtgcctcccgccccaggctgcagggagaggagggagcggagcagggatttgggggccacGCTCCCCGGGCACGTctcctttgggggcaggggtccatcCCCCCTCCTTGCCCGGGGCCCCGCCCAggagagcccccccccgctcactcTGGTAGGAGACGGTGTCCcgcaggaagctgcaggccgggTCGCTGGCCTGGCACCGCGCCCAGAACCCCGCGATGGCCCCGTCCACCTGCCGGGCCGTGACGGACGAGCGCGCCGAGAAGCTGTGCAGGACGGTCACCGCCTGGCTGTGCGGCCTGGGGGGGCCCGCGCCTCCGGTCAGCGCCCGGGCCAGGCAGCACCCGGCCGAGCGGGGCCCCCCCGGCCAGCCGCATGCAAagccagcgccccccccggccgccCTTCCCAGGTTaccccccccggccagcaccccattcctcccctccccccgacagCCCTTCCCAGGTTacccccccggccagcaccccattcctcccctcccccccgacagCCCTTCCCAGGTTACCCAtaacccccccccggccagcgccccatcgccccccccccgcgcccttcCCAGGTTACCCGTAACCCCCCCCCGCCAgcgccccatctcccccccccccccccgacagcccttCCCAGGTTACCCGTAACCCCCCCCTCCGGCCAgcgccccttctcccccccccgacagcccttCCCAGGTTACCCATAACCCCCCCCTCCGCCCAGCGCCCCGCTCCCCCCCTCGGCCGCCCTTCCGCGTTTACCCCCCACGGCCAGCTCCggttttctcccctcccctcccccccgacagCCCTTCCCAGGTtacccataaccccccccccggccagcgccccatctccccccccccccgacagcccttCCCAGGTTACCCGTAACCCCCCCCTCCGGCCagcgccccgctcccccccccccacagcccttcccAGGTTACCCAtaacccgccccccccagccagcgccccgcTCCCACCCCCCCAACAGCCCTTCCCAGGTTACCCAGCAagctccagctccctcccccccccccccccccatggcagccagcccccccgggccagccccacactcactgcaggtCCAGGACGGACGAGGACAGATAAGCGTCCAATTGCCCCAGGATAGGCTGGAACTGGGGGCAGACacagggggctgggtgaggggctggtgtgcggggcccccccagccccctgaggaGAGAAACCAGAGCCGGGGGCTGCACGGAGCATGGCCCCCCCGGGCAGAGGGGGGCTttgggccagccctgccctggaacACCCCCCCGCAcatgcctggggccagccctgccctggaacccccccccgcacatgcccaggtggggggcggggagcccccaggggagggttgccaactttctacttgcacaaaacccaacccccttccccttccccgaggccccgcccctccctctgttgctgccacgcccccccccagtccctggctcaggggtgcggggtctggggtgggaccagggatcagttcagggcacaggaggggactccaggctggggtagggggtgagggctccagggtgggaggtggggagttcagtatgtaggagggggtgagggctctgaggttggggtgcagggggtgtgagggctccggggtggggctggggagagggggtgagggctctggggtgggggggttcaggagggggtgagggctctggggtgggggtgcagggggtgtgagggctccagggtgggggggttcaggagggggtgagggggtgagggctctgaggttggggtgcagggggtgtgagggctccggggtgggaggtggggagttcagtatgcaggagggggtgagggctccagggtgggggggttcagtatgcaggagggggtgagggctccagggtgggggggttcagtatgcaggagggggtgagagctctggatgggggtggggatgaggttggggtgcagggggtgtgagggctctggggtggggggttcagggtgcaggagggggtgagggctctggggtgggggagttcagggtgcagggggtgtgagggctccggggtggggcaggggatgagtttggggtacaggaggcggtgagggctctgaggttggggtgcagggggtgtgagggctccggggtggggggtgaaccgggagtgggggggtgagggctctgaggttggggtgcagggggtgagggctccagggtgggggggttcagggtgcgggagggggtgagggctccggggtgggggggttcagggtgcggtaggggatgagtttggggtacaggagggtgtgagggctccagggtggggggttcaggagggggtgagggctccagggtggggggttcagggtgcgggagggggtgagggctctgaggttggggtgcagggggtgtgagggctccggggtggggctggggagagggggtgagggctccggggtggggggtgcagggggtgtgagggctctggggtggggggtgcaggagggggtgagggctctgaggttggggtgcaggggggtgtgagggctccagggttgggcagggggttgtgatGCAGTTTGGTCAGGCCGAGGGGAGGGGGCACCAGCTGTTCCCCAAGGagttccccttcccaccccagcccaccccccacccccaatgccccccccagggccccactcccagcacccaCTGCCCACCAGCGGGTGTcagactctcccccccccccttaccaggCTCTCCAGCTGGGCGACGACCCTGCGCAGGTCGGCAGGTGGCAGCGGGCTCGGGGGTGCCGGGCCGGGGGCCCGCAGGGAGAGGCGCCCCGGGAACGTCCTGGCTTCAAACAcgcaggaggcaggggggagaCGGGACAAGGGGCCTCAGAGCcggcagggccaggggctgccCACGGGGGACCCCCAGCcagactccctccctgccctgaacGGAGCCCAGGCACAagaggaccccccctcccccccactataTGCTCCTCCCTTCAGCCCAGCCACCCCccacggccccagcccagcccacggGGCTGCTCCCTTGTCCCGGAGCCCCCCTCTGCCAGCAGGGGCCCCAGGGGGGTCAGCGTGGGACATGGGGGACTCACAGGCAGAACGGAGACCAGGGCCCCAGTGGGAGCCTCCTGGCTATGGGGTGAGAAGGAGACAGGGAGCCAGCgccagccctgggcccctcccccacactgggcATCACCAgggccaggcaggtctgctcgGTGTGATGGGGCAGGTACCCCCATGCAGCaatggcaggggatggggcatggggcatgggacaccccccccccccaggcccaggGGAGCAGCCCCCTTACCTGGCACACAGCCCATGGTCCGGCTGAGATAGAAGCCCAGGGCGCAGCGGCAGGAGAAGTGCCCAGCCCAGGACTCGCAGGTGCTccaaggggggcagggctgcccactGCCACAGCTGGGCTCATCTGGGGGAACAGCCCCCGCAAGAGTGAACAAACCTGAGCTGAGACTCAGACCTGGGAGGAGCCTGAACAGCAGGTACCCAGGGCAGGAGGAGCGACACAGCACTGgtatagcaggggctgcgggtcaggagtgaggggcaccggcggggcaggactgggctagcaggggctgcgggtcaggagtgaggggcaccggcggggcagggctgggctagcaggggctgcggctcagggttggggggcaccggcagggcaggactgggctagcaggggctgcggctcagggttggggggcaccggcagggcaggactgggctagcaggggctgcggctcagggttggggggcaccggcagggctgggctgggctagcaggggctgcggctcagggttggggggcaccggcagggctgggctgggctagcaggggctgcggctcagggttggggggcaccggcagggctgggctggatgggcagggggctgcgggtcagggttggggggcaccggcagggcagggggctgggcgagTGATCAAGGGGCCAGGGCCAAAGCAGGCCCTGCAGTGGAGTTGGGCCATACCTGGTGCTGTGGCCCCCGCAGTGGGGGTGCCAGTCCCTGCGGGCGTCTCAGTGCGTTTAGCCCAGGTCTGAGGTGTGGGGCTGGATGCTGCTGACCAGGGGGGTGCGCTGGACCCTGGAATACAAGGGGGTTGGGCAGCCGGAGGGTCACCCCCATTGGAGGgattgatgggggtgggggggggggctcagctggCCGGGTGCAGGAGTCCCTGGCAGGTCCCTGGCAGTGCCGGCCGCTGGGGCCTCGTCTCCCCGGGGTGCAGCTGGGCTTTTACCGCCGTGTGGCTCAGCCTGGCACACAGCAGCCCTCTAGTTCTGCCATCAGGGCAGTGCCCACCTCCACCTGGCACCACCCCAGCAAGGTCACCACCCGGCAGCCCTGGAGCCagtccgggggtgggggcagagcccccCTTTGCTACAGACAGCACCTGTGCTGGGGCCCCCCCAGGCCGAGCTGCAGACACCTCCcggggggccaggccgggccaggGGACAGCTGCATTTCCCCCTTTGTttgctcctaggcgggggggggggagcccagagcattGGCCAGGGGcagccgtgaactcacctgcccccccggcctgcccggcacagggagcctggagctgcagcaggagcccgaggaggagaagggggcagcccctccccatcCTGCCAGGCCTGGGTCCCAGCAGCTCTCAGTCGccacggggcagggaggggagccaggccGCACCTGCGCTGGGTTAAGAGCGATCCAGGGGCTTGTTAATGATTCCTGGGTGGGGGCAGCTGTCAAGGGTCCAGGCAGCCActgagggagccctgggctggctggctcTGGGTGCCCAGCTGGTGCTCATCaacccaggcagggccgggcccaggcagccctgccccccccaggctaccccccccccagcagctctggccaaggcAGGACAAAGTCCAAAgcacagcagggagctgggcagcaaCAGAACAGCTCCTCCCTGCAGGCCAGGCTGCCGAGAGAGGCTCCCGCAGGGCTGAGATctgccccctgggggggggctggtcacacagggctcccccccagcgctgagatctgccccctggggcggggcggggcggggcgggctggtcacacagagctccccccccccagggctgagatctgccccctggggtggggtggggtggggcggggtggggtggtcacacagagctccccccccagggctgagatctgcccccctggagtggggtgggggggctggtcacacagagctcccccccagcactgagatctgcccccctggggtggggcaggaggctggtcacacagggctcccccccagggctgagatctgcccccctggggtgggggggctggtcacacagggctcccccccagggctgagatctgccccctggggtgggggggctggtcacacagggctcccccccagggctgagatctgcccccctggagtggggtgggggggctggtcacacagagctcccccccagcactgagatctgcccccctggggtggggcaggaggctggtcacacagggctcccccccagggctgagatctgccccctggggtgggggggctggtcacacagggctcccccccagggctgagatctgcccccctggggtggggggggctggtcacacagggctccccccagtgctgagatctgcccccctggggtggggcaggaggctggtcacacagggctccccccccagcactgagatctgcccccctggggtggggtggggtagggggctggatgtgggaattctttgtaatattttcatgatgcctgtgtgtgcctcagtttcctctacaTGCTGCCTTGTTACCTGGGGGTGGGAAAGGTCTGTCTGCTCTCGGGGCAGGCTGAGACACAGGTGGGAACGGCGCCTACCTGCCCGGGACCGTAGGCCCCTCATCGATGGAGCTCTTGAGGAGACAATGGGACTTTCACACCCAGCAACCATTGATTGGGACCCACCTACCCCCTGCTCCGCTGGGGGACGGAGCTGCATCTCCCCCGCTTGGGAACAAAGGAcgggggggtgaggtgggggttaAGTGGGGGCTCCCACTGGAAGCAGTTGGGGCTCACCTGGGAGTCTGACAAAAGAGCAGATGGCCGGACAGACAGAGctgtaaggtctgaggcctttttgTGCAGCCACACTAGGACAGCAGCACCATGAATCACTCACAGCCCCACATGCCacctaaactgcattaaaccagTGTCACACCGCGCTGTGGAAAGCGATCCCAATCCGGATCCCAATCCCGTCCTAACAGCACCCGCCGCCACCAGAGAGAGAAACCGCTTCAGTGGCTAAAGAAAACCGGGTTTGATTGaatctgtctggcaagaaatccctcaGCAGCAGTTGTGGGTGTGAAATCTTGATGTGTATTTGCGACTTTATGGTCCCTACTCCTCCATGGTTTATCCGTCTGGTCTCGGTCTGGTTTGTGAGTGTGGCTGTTACAGAACtgattttgctaggtgtaaatcaaTGAAGGTGCTGGGTAGGATTGGCTAAAGGATTGTTTGACAATATGTCAGGATGGGTTAGAGAATTGCTTAGGAATCATTTAGTGAAATGGCTGGTTAAGGtgcagctaagcaggactcaggtGTCACTATATAAGCTGGGGTGacgtccaaaaggaagttcttgggaaccagctccaggccccagccccgaagctcagagctgccagacctcaacaccctgccaaTGACACCgtgcagaagctggagtcccccagctggcctgatcctgactggccatcaagaaaagttccTCTGCGTTCCTGGGAGCGGTGAGCACTGGTGGCTCAGCGGGTCAGGCTGTTTTGGTGACTGTTAATAAAGAGAGGATCAGGGTATTACTGTGtgaggctctttcactgggaaaaggcCCTGCAGACCCGCAGAAAATGATGCCCTGAGCCCTAGGAGCTGGGAAAGGGTGGGGCTGCCTAAATGAACTGGGTCATACCCagcgatgagctgccaaaatcttaataaccagttccctataaaaagttctgatttaaggggggggggggagtgggggaggggccagggttgggggagatatactcatggggccgggggcaaattgccccacttgcccccccttccCTTGCCCACAGCTCAAACCAGCAGGAccactcaggagctcagctgagctgcccagctggtgccggcggctggcaccgctgcagctgggggggagcgggggaggggccgggggagcctcagcctccccagctgggactcctgggagcaacaggacgGTCCGGCCCGCGGCCCAGAGTTCTTTGCCCCCCccggccctttaacaaccggttctccacggggGTCtgattttagcaaccggttcttgggaaccggctccagctccccactGCTCGTACCGTGACCCCCAGAAGGGTAGATGGGGGCCCTAGGGTGTGCGGGTAACAGAGCCGGACCCGAGGGTTCCCCACAGccgggctgggctctgggctggccagGACGGACCCTGCTTCACCCTTCACTGCCCTGGGCTGCCCGACGGGCCCCTAGGCCGGGCGCCAGCTAATGAGTGAACCCGGCTGTGCCCGCGCTGGCTGCGGACCCCTGCGGACACTGGCCCAGGTGCCTTGCTCCTCAAGATTGCACAAGTCTCCCTCGGGCTGTGTCCGTGGGAGTCGCTGCCCGgagcccatgggggggggggggggctgcaggcccagagggCCAGTGAGGCAACGTgacccacgctgggggaagagcgAGACCCCCTGGGGGTCTGGCACGGTGACGAGCGACCGGAGATGGTTCCAACGCTGGGGGTGCAgaccctgtgctgcagccataacc
This genomic interval carries:
- the LOC123363416 gene encoding protein HEG homolog 1-like isoform X2; this encodes MGCVPARTFPGRLSLRAPGPAPPSPLPPADLRRVVAQLESLFQPILGQLDAYLSSSVLDLQPHSQAVTVLHSFSARSSVTARQVDGAIAGFWARCQASDPACSFLRDTVSYQSLSLCELQPCDPVSTACVFQDGLAQCPCRPGYHPGPAPGPTMGRACTACGSGFWLRDGVCARCPFGFGGFQCEERECPCGAGPTWGWGCSAWPVRPSRAPEQQQLGGAGEDVALIPAGRALGRQGEGGCAGPGAACGAGGQPHGGRRPC
- the LOC123363416 gene encoding protein HEG-like isoform X1; translation: MGRGCPLLLLGLLLQLQAPCAGQAGGAGSSAPPWSAASSPTPQTWAKRTETPAGTGTPTAGATAPDEPSCGSGQPCPPWSTCESWAGHFSCRCALGFYLSRTMGCVPARTFPGRLSLRAPGPAPPSPLPPADLRRVVAQLESLFQPILGQLDAYLSSSVLDLQPHSQAVTVLHSFSARSSVTARQVDGAIAGFWARCQASDPACSFLRDTVSYQSLSLCELQPCDPVSTACVFQDGLAQCPCRPGYHPGPAPGPTMGRACTACGSGFWLRDGVCARCPFGFGGFQCEERECPCGAGPTWGWGCSAWPVRPSRAPEQQQLGGAGEDVALIPAGRALGRQGEGGCAGPGAACGAGGQPHGGRRPC